TGCCCGGGATGCGGTAGATGGTGTCGGCGTCTTCCAGCGAAATCACCGCACGCTCTTCAACGTTGGTGAACAACGCAATCTTGCGACGCGAGGAGATATCGACGTGGTGGTCGGAGCGGCAGATCAGCACGTCTGGCTGCAGGCCGATGGAACGCAATTCTTTAACAGAGTGCTGCGTTGGTTTGGTTTTCGTTTCGCCAGCAGTGGCGATGTACGGAACCAGAGTCAGGTGCATCAGCATGGCGCGCTTGGCGCCCACTTCGATGCGCAACTGACGGATTGCTTCGAGGAACGGTTGCGACTCAATGTCACCCACAGTGCCGCCAATCTCAACCATCGCTACGTCGGCATCGCCGGCGCCCTTGATGATCCGACGTTTTATTTCGTCGGTGATGTGCGGAATCACCTGGATGGTTGCACCCAGGTAATCACCACGGCGCTCCTTGCGCAGGACGTGTTCGTAAACACGACCCGTGGTGAAGTTGTTGTTCTGGGTCATGGTCGTGCGGATAAACCGCTCGTAATGGCCCAAGTCCAGGTCGGTTTCGGCGCCGTCATGAGTGACGAACACTTCACCGTGCTGGAACGGGCTCATGGTGCCCGGATCAACGTTGATGTAGGGGTCCAGCTTCAGCATGGTGACCTTAAGTCCCCGCGCCTCCAGGATGGCTGCCAATGAAGCCGAGGCAATGCCTTTCCCCAATGAAGAAACAACACCGCCCGTGACGAAGATGTAGCGCGTCATGAAAAACCCTAGAAGTCTGCGTTAAAGCGGTCAGAGCCGCCGGGGAAAGCGAAGGAAGGCCGAAGCCCCCAATCACCAGCATTAGTCACAGTGCACCTTTCGAAAAATTGCTGCGTTGAAACAGACCGAGGGAAACCACCGGTTCGATACAAGCCACACATTTTTTTAAAATCGCCCAGCAAAGACTGCTTGGTAATCGGCAACTTCTGTAATTCTGGTGAATCCACAGAAGTTGTATCAAGAAGGGAGCGTAGTCTACCGGAAACCCCCTTTCAGCTCAAACCTTGATCGCTCTAAGTTGGCAGCCACTGTAATTGCCAGCGTCCACAGGGGCTTGAGTCCAGTCCCTGGAGGTTTGCCACGGCCAATAACTGCTCATTACGGTACACAAGCGGCAATCTGCCACGGGCAAACAACGGGACACCCCGCTCGTTCAGCAACCGTTTCAGATCACGATGACCGCGCTGCCCCAGCGCCATCACTTCGCCCCCTTGACGATAGCTCACTTGCAAGGGGCCATCTGGAATATCCCCGACAAAGCCCACACGGCCATTACCCGGCAGCGCCAATGCCTGATCGGGCCGCGCCCACGGCACGGGGCCGACAGGCGCAAGCAACCACTCACCGGACAGCCACCAGATGCGCGAGCCGGCGCGATGCAGCTCACCGGCCGCAAGCTTCCAGACCGGCTGAGCATCTTCACGGGCATCGCGCAACGCATCCCAGCCTGCCCAATGATCGGTATCAGGTAACGGAGTGAAAGCGGCCAGCCAATGGCGCAAGGCATTGCGTTGACGCGCCGCAGACAGCCTGACCAAAGGCGCAAGCTCCAGCGAAGGCAGATTGAGCCAGGCAAATTCGCCAACCGCGCTCGCATCGTGCAGGTCCTGCTGCGCCAATTCGTCAAGCAGGCCTTGCGCCTCGGCACAATGCGCAGCGCTGCGCGCCATGCTGGCAGCAGCTTGTGGCCAACGCCGGGACAGGACAGGAAACACTTCATGGCGCAAAAAGTTGCGGGAAAAATCTGTCTGCGTATTGGACGGATCGTCGATCCAGCTCAGATTCTGTGCACGAGCATAGGCTTCAAGCTGAACACGGGGCACATCCAGCAACGGCCGGCACAGATCCCCATTGCCCATGCGCCGCTGACGAGGCATGGCCCCCAACCCGCTGACTCCGGCCCCGCGCAACAGGCGAAAGAGCAAGGTTTCAGCCTGATCATCACGGTGCTGCCCGGTGAGCAGCACTTCCTGCGCCTGCGTCACCGCCACGAACGCCTGGTACCGCGCATCACGCGCTGCACGCTCAATGCTCGCCCCGGCCTGCACGTGCACGCGAACCACCTGCAGAGGCACGCTCAGCGCATCACACAGCGCCTGGCAATGGGCCGGCCACGCATCAGCCGCCGCCTGTAGACCATGATGGACATGGACAGCACTCAGAGGAGGTAACGAATGGGTTTGGCGCAATTGAGCGAGAAGATGCAGCAGAACGGTTGAATCGAGCCCACCTGAAAACGCGACATGCCAGGCCTTGGCATTGCGCCAGGGGCCCAGGGCTTTCAAAAGCGGGACTGAGAGGTTGGACATCACACAATCCTGTGGGAGCTGACTTGCCAGCGATGCAGACGACACAGTTTTACCATCAGACCGCGTCAATACAATCGCTGGCCAGCCAGCTCCCACATTAGATTTACGTTAGAGGCCGTAGCTCATCAGGCGATCATAACGGCGCTTGAGCAGCGCTTCGCTGTCCAGCTTCTTGAGCATGTCCAGCTGAGAAGCCAGCTCGGCACGAATCGAAGCGGCCGCCGCTGCCGGGTCACGGTGCGCACCACCCAGTGGCTCAACGATGACTTTGTCCACGATGCCCAGGCCTTTGAGGCGCTCAGCAGTGATGCCCATCGCTTCAGCTGCGTCCGGTGCTTTTTCGGCAGTCTTCCACAGAATCGAGGCGCAACCTTCCGGCGAGATCACCGCGTAGGTCGAGTACTGCAGCATGTTCAACTGATCACAAACGCCAATCGCCAATGCGCCGCCCGAACCGCCTTCACCAATAACGGTAGCGATAATCGGGGTTTTCAGGCGCGACATGACGCGCAGGTTCCAGGCAATCGCTTCGCTCTGGTTACGCTCTTCTGCGTCGATACCAGGGTAAGCACCCGGGGTGTCGATGAAGGTCAGGATCGGCATTTTGAAACGCTCGGCCATTTCCATCAAACGGCAGGCTTTGCGATAGCCTTCAGGGCGCGGCATACCGAAGTTGCGGCGAACCTTTTCACGTACTTCACGGCCCTTCTGGTGACCAATCACCATAACTGGCTGATCGTCCAGACGCGCAATACCGCCCACAATGGCAGCATCGTCGGAGAAGTGACGATCACCATGCAGCTCATCGAACTCGGTGAAGATATGATCGATGTAGTCCAGTGTGTATGGACGGCGCGGGTGACGGGCCAAGCGGGCAATCTGCCAGCTGGTCAGCTTGCCGAAAATATCTTCAGTCAGCGTTTTGCTTTTGTCTTGCAGACGAGAGATTTCATCGCTGATGTTCAGCGAATTGTCATTACCAACCAAGCGCAACTCTTCGATTTTGGCTTGCAGGTCAGCAATCGGCTGTTCGAAATCAAGAAAATTCGGGTTCATAAGCATCCGTCTTGGGTCGGCGGCAAAGCATGCCAGAAGGGTAGAAACCCAGCATTTGCTGGTGTTTCTGACCGAACTGGGGCAGCCGGTTGATCTGTATCGCGCCTACCTTAAGGGACAGGCGCTCTCAGGTCGAGATTAAAAATTCAGGTCGAGGTCAGGGCGCAGCTATTGCCCCTGACCGTCAACGGTATTGGAGGAAGACGTTGTCTCGCCCGAACTGGTCACGCAGGGCTTGAATCAAGCTGTCTGCCGGGTCGATCCGCCACGTCTCGCCAAACTGCAACATGGCCTTGGCGTCCTCGCCGGTGTACTCCATGGTGATCGGGCACGCACCACGATGTTTTTTGAACAGTTCGCCCAACCAGCGCAGTTGATCGCCCTTGAGCGCGGCATGGGTCACTTTCAGACGCAAGCTCTCGGCCAGGCTGGTGCGTGCATCTTCCATGCTCATCACCCGCTTGACCCGCAGACGCAAGCCACCCGAGAAGTCATCGTTACTGACCTCGCCCTCGACCACCACCATCGCATCGGTCTGCAACAGTGATTGTGCCGAATGGAAGGCCTCGGCAAACAGCGAGGCTTCAATACGCGCCGAGCGATCGTCGAGGGTGATGAAGCCCATCTTGTCGCCCTTTTTGTTCTTCATCACCCGCAACGCAATGATCATCCCGGCAACGGTCTGAGTATCACGAGCAGGCTTGAGGTCAATAATGCGCTGACGGGCGAAGCGGCGGATTTCGCCTTCATATTCGTCAATCGGATGACCGGTCAGGTACAGGCCCAGCGTGTCCTTCTCGCCTTTGAGTCGCTCCTTGAGCGTCAGTTCCTTGGCCTTGCGGTGATTGGCGTAGACGTCCGCATCAGCCTCGACAAACAGCCCGCCAAACAGGTCGGCGTGACCGCTGTCATGGGTGCGCGCCGTTTGCTCGGCCGCCTTGATCGCTTCTTCCAGCGCCGACAATAACACCGCACGGTTCTGGTCGATGCTGGCCTGCCAGGCTTTGGGCTCGTCATGGAAGAAAGGCCCCAGGCGGTCCAGCGCGCCACTGCGAATCAGGCCGTCGAGGGTACGCTTGTTGATGCGCTTGAGGTCAACCCGGGCACAGAAGTCGAACAGATCCGTGAAAGGACCGTCCTGACGCGCCTCGGTGATGGCCTCGACCGGACCCTCGCCCACACCCTTGATCGCCCCAAGACCGTAAATGATCCGGCCTTCATCGTTCACCGTGAATTTGAACTCAGAGGCGTTCACATCCGGCGCGTCAAGACGCAGCTTCATGCTGCGAATTTCTTCGATCAGGATCACGACCTTGTCGGTGTTATGCATATCCGCCGACAGTACCGCGGCCATGAAAGGTGCCGGGTAGTGGGTTTTGAGCCAGGCGGTCTGATACGACACCAGACCGTAGGCAGCGGAGTGGGATTTGTTAAATCCGTAACCGGCGAATTTCTCTACCAGGTCGAAAATGTTACCGGCCAGGTCGCCATCAATATTGTTGTTGGCACAACCTTCAATAAAGCCGCCGCGCTGCTTGGCCATTTCTTCGGGTTTTTTCTTACCCATCGCCCGACGCAGCATGTCGGCGCCGCCAAGGGTATAACCGGCCATGACCTGGGCAATCTGCATCACCTGTTCTTGATACAGGATGATGCCGTAGGTCGGTGCCAAGACTGGCTTTAGGCCTTCGTACTGATAGTCAGAGTGCGGGTACGCCAGTTCGGCGCGGCCGTGCTTACGGTTGATAAAGTCATCAACCATGCCTGACTGCAACGGGCCCGGACGGAACAGGGCCACCAGTGCGATCAAGTCTTCCAGGCAGTCGGGCTTGAGCTTTTTGATCAGCTCTTTCATGCCACGCGACTCGAGCTGGAACACCGCCGTGGTCTCGGCCTTTTGCAGCAGCTGGTACGTTGGCTTGTCGTCCAGCGGGATAAAAGCGATATCCAGTGGTGGCTCGTCGACCTTGGCACGATCACGGTTGATGGTTTTCAGCGCCCAATCGATAACCGTCAGGGTTCGCAAACCCAGGAAGTCGAACTTCACCAGACCGGCGGACTCGACGTCATCTTTGTCAAACTGGGTAACCAGACCACCGCCCTCTTCGTCGCAGTAAATCGGCGAGAAGTCTGTCAGTTTGGTCGGCGCGATAACCACACCACCTGCGTGCTTACCGACGTTACGCACAACGCCTTCCAGCTTGCGGGCCATTTCCCAGATTTCGGCGGCCTCTTCATCAACCTTGATGAAGTCGCGCAGAATCTCTTCTTGCTCGTAGGCTTTTTCCAAGGTCATGCCGACTTCGAAGGGAATCATCTTCGACAGACGATCCGCCAAGCCGTAGGACTTGCCCTGCACCCGCGCCACGTCACGGATTACCGCCTTGGCGGCCATCGAACCAAACGTGATGATCTGACTTACCGCGTTGCGACCGTATTTTTCGGCCACATACTCGATTACCCGGTCACGGCCATCCATGCAGAAGTCGACGTCGAAGTCGGGCATCGATACCCGTTCCGGGTTAAGGAATCGCTCGAACAGCAGGTCGTATTCCAGAGGGTCAAGGTCAGTAATCTTTTGCACATAGGCCACCAGCGACCCTGCACCCGAACCACGGCCAGGACCTACTGGTACGCCGTTACTCTTGGCCCACTGGATAAAGTCCATCACGATCAGAAAGTAACCCGGGAACCCCATCTGGATAATGATATCCAGCTCGAAATTCAGCCGGTCGACATACACCTGACGTTTGGTTTCGTAATCTTCAGTGGTGTCTTTGGGTAACAGAACGCTCAGGCGATCTTCCAGACCATCAAAAGACACTTTGCGGAAATACTCATCGATGGTCATGCCATCGGGAATCGGGAAGTTGGGCAAAAAGTGCTTGCCCAGCTTGACTTCGATATTGCAGCGCTTGGCGATTTCGACCGAGTTTGCCAGCGCGTCAGGCAAGTCACTGAACAGCTCGGCCATTTCGTCGGCGCTTTTCAGATATTGCTGATCGCTGTAATTCTTGGAACGGCGCGGGTCATCCAGCGCACGGCCTTCACCAATGCAGACGCGGGTTTCGTGAGCTTCGAAATCCTCTTGCTTGATGAAGCGCACATCGTTGGTCGCTACCAGCGGCGCGCCGACTTCTTCAGCCAGCGCAACCGCTGCGTGCAGGTGCTCTTCGTCATTAGGGCGCTTGGTGCGTTGAACTTCCAGATAAAAACGATCCGGAAACACCGTCATCCATTCGCGAGCCAGAACCTGGGCCTCTTCAGTGTTGCCACTGATCAGCGCGACACCAATCTCGCCCTCCTTCGCCGCCGAGAGCATGATCAAGCCTTCAGCAGCCTCGGCCACCCACTCGCGCTCGATGATGACCTGACCGTTACGCTGGCCATCGATAAAACCACGGGAAATCAGCTCGGTCAGGTTGCGATAACCCACACCGTTCATCGCCAGCAGGCTGATACGGCTCACCGGGTTTTCCGGGTCCTTGTTCGACAACCACAGATCAGCGCCGCAGATCGGCTTGATGCCGCCGCCCATGGCTGCTTTGTAGAATTTGACCAGGGAGCACATGTTGTTCTGATCAGTTACCGCGACAGCGGGCATATTCATGCCCGCCAGGGTTTTGATCAGCGGTTTGATCCGCACCAGGCCATCGACCAGGGAGTATTCAGTGTGCAGGCGCAGGTGAACGAATGAAGCCGGCATGGTGATCCTGTCTATAAGCTTTGAGAAACAACAAGGCCCGGATTGTACCGGGCCTTGGCAAAAACATCAGCCTTGCGGCTAAACCTCGAGCGCTTCCCATGCGCGACGCACCGGGCCAAACGAACGCCGGTGAATCGGAGTCGGGCCCAGACGCTCGAGCGCTTCAAGGTGAACAGGGGTCGGGTAACCCTTGTGCCCACCGATGCCATAGCCCGGGTAGATCAATTCAAAGGCAGCCATTTCACGGTCGCGACTGACCTTGGCCAGAATCGATGCCGCGGCAATGGCCGGCACTTTACTGTCGCCTTTCACCACGGCTTCAGCAGGCATGGCCAGCTTGGGGCAGCGATTGCCGTCAATCATCGCCAGTTTAGGGGTGATGCTCAGCCCTTCCACGGCTCGCTGCATGGCCAGCATGGTGGCATGCAGAATATTCAGCTCATCGATTTCTTCGACTTCAGCCCGCGCAATGCACCAGCTCAGGGCTTTCTCACAGATTTCGTCGTAGAGCTTTTCACGACGCGCCTCCGTGAGTTTTTTCGAGTCGTTGAGCCCTGCGATAGGCCGGGAGGGATCAAGAATTACGGCGGCCGTCACGACAGCGCCGCACAGTGGGCCACGGCCCACTTCGTCGACACCGGCCACGAGGTCCTCGACCAGATTGAAGTCCAATCCGATTTGCATAGTCACTTTACTCACTTGGATTGTGCTATCAGGTCCAGCACCGCTTTGGCGGCCTGATTGGAAGCGTCGAGACGCAGGGTGCGGTGAATTTCGTCAAAGCCCCGGGTTTGCTCTTCCCCACCCTCCAGCAAAGGCAGCAAGGTCTGAGCCAGCGCCTCGGGAGTGGCGGCATCCTGCAAAAGCTCGGGCACCAGCATCCGCTGTGCAAGCAAGTTGGGCAGCGATACGTACGGGCTTTTGACCAGTCGCTTGAGAATCCAGAACGTCAGACGCGCCAGGCGATAAGCCACTACCATCGGCCTCTTGTAGAGCAAAGCCTCAAGCGTTGCCGTACCTGAAGCGATCAGCACCGCATCGCAGGCCGCCAGTGCCAGGTGTGACTGGCCATCCAGCAGGGTCAACGGCAGATCGCGCCCCACCAGCAACTGCTCGATCTGCTCGCGACGTGCGGCACTCGCACAAGGCAACACAAAACGTACGTCTGGCCGGGCTTCATGAATTATCTGCGCTGCATCGAGAAACAGCCCACCCAGCTTGCCCACTTCTCCACCGCGACTGCCTGGCATCAAGGCGACCAACGGCCCGTCAGACAGGCCCAACTCGGCGCGAGCACCGGCTTTATCGGCTTCAAGAGGGATAGTGTCGGCCAGCGAGTGGCCAACGAAGCGCACCGGCACACCGTGTTCTTCGTAAAAGCGTGCTTCAAATGGCAACAACGTGAGCATCAAATCGCAGCCTTCGCGGATTTTCAGCACTCGTTTCTGACGCCACGCCCATACGGACGGGCTGACGTAATGCACGGTTTTGATCCCGGCACGACGTAATTGAAGTTCGATATTGAGAGTGAAGTCAGGCGCATCGATACCGATAAACACATCGGGCTTTTCAGCAATCAGAGTCTGCACCAGGAGCTTGCGGCGCTTGAGCAGCTCACGCAGGCGACCCAGCACTTCAACCAGACCCATCACAGACAGGCGCTCCATCGGGAAGTAAGAGCTCATGCCCTCGGCTTCCATCAATGGGCCGCCAACACCGATAAATTCGATATCTGCATGCTGAGCCTTGAGTGCCCGCATCAACCCCGAGCCCAAAATATCTCCCGAGGCCTCCCCCGCCACCAGCGCAATACGCAATCTGGCCATGACTAGCGCGTAATGCCGCGGGTTGAAGACTGGATGGACTCGACAAACATGGCGACTTCCGGAAACTGCGTGGCAGGCTCGGCCAACTCGGCCAGGGCCTGATCAACGGTCAGCCCCTGACGGTAAACCACCTTGTAGGCGCGACGCAGCGCATGAATGGCATCTTCACTGAAACCACGACGACGCATGCCTTCAAAGTTCATGCTGCGAGCTTGCGCAGGGCTGCCAAACACGGTCACAAATGCAGGTACATCCTTGCCAATGGCTGTGCCCATGCCCGAAAAGCTGTGGGCACCGATATGGCAGAACTGATGAACCAGGGTAAAACCCGACAGGATCGCCCAATCGCCCATATGCACATGGCCAGCCAACGCGGAGTTATTGACCAGAATGCAATGGTTGCCGATAACGCTGTCATGCCCGATATGGGCATAGGCCATCACCAGATTGTGATCACCCAGCGTCGTTTCGGCACGGTCCTGAATCGTTCCGCGATGGATGGTGACCCCTTCACGAATAACGTTGTGGTCACCGATCACCAGGCGAGTTTCCTCACCTTTGTACTTCAGATCAGGCGTGTCCTCGCCTACCGAAGAAAACTGGTAGATGCGATTGTGCTTACCGATCTTGGTTGGGCCCTTGAGAATCACATGCGGCCCAATCACTGTCCCCTCGCCGATTTCCACACCTGCGCCGACGATCGACCAAGGGCCGACCTCGACGTCGTCGGCCAATATGGCCGTCGGATCGATGATTGCGCGAGGGTCAATCAAACTCATAGTTTGCGTTCCGCACAGATGATTTCAGCCGAGCAGACCGCTTTGCCGTCAACCGTTGCCTGGCATTCAAACTTCCAGATGGAACGCTTGCAGCTCAAGAACTTGGCTTCAAGGATCAACTGGTCGCCCGGCAGCACGGGCTGACGGAAGCGCAACTTGTCGGAGCCTACGAAGTAATAGAGCGTGCCGTCAGCCGGCTTGAGGTCCATCATCTTGAAGCCAAGAATACCGGCAGCCTGGGCCATCGCCTCAATGATCAGCACGCCGGGCATGATCGGATGCGCCGGGAAGTGGCCATTGAAAAAAGGCTCATTGATGCTGACATTCTTGTAGGCACGAATGCGCTTGTTCTCGACATCCAGATCCACCACTCGGTCCACCAGCAGGAACGGGTAACGGTGGGGCAGATATTCGCGAATCTCGTTGATGTCCATCATTTCGTGGGGAAGCCTGTAATAAAGATTGGGCGCGCGCGACTAAGGCGCGCTCCTCTAGCAAATCAAGGAAGCAAACCAGAGGCTCTGCTGTCTTGATATGGAAATTGTATTAGCCTTTTGAAGAAGCTTTACCGCCGGGGGTCACTTCCCGACGCGCTTTTCCAGTTGTTTCAACCGCCGGGCTATATCGTCCAGCTGACGAATGCGTGCCGCACTTTTGCGCCACTCAGCCGCTGGCTGCATTGCGGTACCGGAAGAATAGGCACCCGGCTCGGTAATCGAGTGGGTCACCATGGTCATGCCAGTCAAGAACACATTGTCACAAACTTCAATGTGCCCCACTAAACCGACACCGCCTGCCAACATGCAGTGCTTGCCGATTTTAGTGCTACCGGAAATCCCCACACAGGCCGCCATGGCCGTATGGTCACCGATCTGAACGTTGTGTGCGATCTGGATCTGGTTGTCCAGCTTGACGCCATTACCGATCAGCGTGTCAGCCAAGGCACCGCGGTCGATGGCGGTGTTAACGCCAATTTCGACATCATCACCGATGGTTACACCACCGATCTGCGCGATCTTCTGCCATACACCCTTCTCGTTGGCAAAGCCAAAACCTTCACCGCCCAGTACGGCACCGGACTGAATCACCACGCGTTTGCCAATGCGTACATCGTGATAAAGCGTTACACGGGGAGCCAGCCAGCCATCTTCGCCGATCTCGCAGCGCGCACCGATAAAGCAATGCGGGCCAACGGTAACGCCTGCAGCAATCCGCGCACCGCTTTCGATCACCGCAAATGCGCCAATGCTGGCTGCAGGGTCAATCACTGCGTCAGCAGCAATAACCGCTGAAGGGTGGACCCCGGCAGTTGCTTTGGGTTTTGGATCGAACAGGTGTGAAATTCGGGCATAGGCCAGATAAGGATCGGGCACAACCAGTGCATCACCGACATATTCCTCGGCATCGGCAGCCTTGAGCAATACAGCTCCAGCCTGACAATCAACCAGGAATTTTCGGTACTGAGGGTTGGCCAGAAAGCTCAACTGAGCTGGGCCAGCCTCTTGTAAAGTGGCTAGCCCAGTGATTTCTTTCTCCGCAGAGCCACGCAAGGTGGCTCCCAGGAACTCGGCCAATTGGCCGAGTTTTATAGTCGCAGTCATAATTACTTCAGCTGATTCATGCGCTCGATAACTTGGCGAGTGATGTCGTACTGAGGTTTAACATCAATCACAGCACCACGCTCGAACACCAGGTCAAAGGCGCCTTTTTTGATGACTTCTTCAACAGCACTGTCCAGTTTCGGCTTCAGCTGCTTCAGCATTTCACGATCCGCAACGGCTTTGGCTTCATTCAGCTCTTTAGACTGGAACTGAAAGTCACGAGCCTTTTGCTTGAATTCAAGCTCCAGACGCTCACGCTCGCCTTGCTGCATTTTGTCGCCGCCCTTGACCAGACGATCCTGAATGCCTTTGGCACTGCTTTCCAGGCTTTTCAGTTTGGTCAGTTGCGGACCGAATTTCTTCTCGGCATCCACGGCATAACGCTTGGCGGCGTCGGATTCCAGCAGGGCCATCTGATAGTTCAGTACGGCAATTTTCATGTCGGCAAACGCCGGACCTGCTACCAGAACCGAAGCCAGGAGAACCAATTGAGTCAACTTACGCACGATGCACTCCTAAAAAATCCGTTGTCTGTATCTGAAGTCAGGCTTTAGAAAGTCTGGCCGAGGGAGAATTGGAACACTTGGGTGTCTGCGTCATCCGGTTTCTTGATCGGCATGGCCAAGCTGAAGCTCAGCGGGCCAAGCGCAGTAACCCAAGTCACACCAACACCAACAGAGCTGGCCAAATTACTGAAGCCAATATCGCAATCTTTGGTGTCGCCTTTGCAGTTGGTGTCGAACACGTTACCCACATCCCAGAATACGGAGGTACGCAGGGAGCGCTGGTCCTTCACGAACGGCATCGGGAACAGAACTTCAACACCACCCTGGATCAGCACGTTACCACCAAATGGCAGCGGGTCTTGATCCGGGTCAGCAATAGTGCCGGGGTTCTTGCCGCTGCTTGGAGTACTGCGTGGGCCCAGGGCGCTGTCTTTGAAACCACGTACCGAGTTGAAACCACCGGCGTAGTAGTTCTCATAGAACGGCAGACCAGCGGTCGAACCATAACCATCACCATAGCCCAACTCTGTGTGCAGACGCATGGTGTAGGTGTCAGTCAGTGGCTGGAACAACTGTGCACGGTAATCCAGTTTGTAGAACTGCAGATCGCTGCCAGGAATCGTGGATTCCAGTACCAGGCTCTGCGAGCTGCCGCGTGTCGGCAATACGCCCTTGTTCAGGGTCGACTCAGACCAGCCTACCGACGCCTTGAAGTTGAGGTACTTGTCGCCTTCACGATTTACGAAGTCGAAGATCTCATCAACAGTGTATTGGCCGGTGCTGATTTCATCCTGCTGCACGGTCAGACCGTAGGTCAGACGCGATGTGTCGCTGATCGGGTAGCCCATGGTGATACCAGCACCCAGGCTGTCCACCGAATAGTTTGCTACGTCAACGTCCAGCTCTTTGTAGTCTGTGGTGCGGTAGAAGGCGTTGTAACCCAGGCTCACGCCATCAGCAGTCCAGTACGGATCGACATAGCTGAAGTTGTAACGGCTCTGGTATTCGCTACGGGTCAAACCGAGGCTGACCTTGTTACCTGTACCCAGGAAGTTGTTCTGGGTGATCGAACCACCAAGGATCAGGCCTGCGCTCTGCGCAAAACCAACACTTGCGGTGATCGAACCAGACGCTTGCTCTTCAACTGCGTAGTTAACGTCAACCTGATCATCAGTACCGGGTACCGCAGGGGTTTCTACGTTCACTTCCTTGAAGAAGCCCAGACGCTCAAGGCGAACCTTGGACTGGTCAATCAGGTAAGTCGACGCCCAGCCACCTTCCATCTGGCGCATTTCGCGACGCAGTACTTCGTCTGCCGACTTGGTATTGCCGCGGTAGTTGATGCGGTTAACGTAAGCACGCTTGCCCGGGTCAACCACGAAGGTAATCGCTACCGTGTGATTTTCAGGGTTTGGCTGAGGCACGCCGTTGACGTTGGCGAAGGTATAGCCTTCGTTACCCAGACGACGGGTGATCAACTCGGAGGTGGTGGTCATCAGCTTGCGCGAGAACACCTGACCCGGCTGTACCAGCAACAGCGACTTGATCTGATCTTCAGGAACCTTGAGGTCACCGCTC
This genomic stretch from Pseudomonas deceptionensis harbors:
- the lpxB gene encoding lipid-A-disaccharide synthase; its protein translation is MARLRIALVAGEASGDILGSGLMRALKAQHADIEFIGVGGPLMEAEGMSSYFPMERLSVMGLVEVLGRLRELLKRRKLLVQTLIAEKPDVFIGIDAPDFTLNIELQLRRAGIKTVHYVSPSVWAWRQKRVLKIREGCDLMLTLLPFEARFYEEHGVPVRFVGHSLADTIPLEADKAGARAELGLSDGPLVALMPGSRGGEVGKLGGLFLDAAQIIHEARPDVRFVLPCASAARREQIEQLLVGRDLPLTLLDGQSHLALAACDAVLIASGTATLEALLYKRPMVVAYRLARLTFWILKRLVKSPYVSLPNLLAQRMLVPELLQDAATPEALAQTLLPLLEGGEEQTRGFDEIHRTLRLDASNQAAKAVLDLIAQSK
- the lpxA gene encoding acyl-ACP--UDP-N-acetylglucosamine O-acyltransferase → MSLIDPRAIIDPTAILADDVEVGPWSIVGAGVEIGEGTVIGPHVILKGPTKIGKHNRIYQFSSVGEDTPDLKYKGEETRLVIGDHNVIREGVTIHRGTIQDRAETTLGDHNLVMAYAHIGHDSVIGNHCILVNNSALAGHVHMGDWAILSGFTLVHQFCHIGAHSFSGMGTAIGKDVPAFVTVFGSPAQARSMNFEGMRRRGFSEDAIHALRRAYKVVYRQGLTVDQALAELAEPATQFPEVAMFVESIQSSTRGITR
- the fabZ gene encoding 3-hydroxyacyl-ACP dehydratase FabZ; amino-acid sequence: MMDINEIREYLPHRYPFLLVDRVVDLDVENKRIRAYKNVSINEPFFNGHFPAHPIMPGVLIIEAMAQAAGILGFKMMDLKPADGTLYYFVGSDKLRFRQPVLPGDQLILEAKFLSCKRSIWKFECQATVDGKAVCSAEIICAERKL
- a CDS encoding OmpH family outer membrane protein; its protein translation is MRKLTQLVLLASVLVAGPAFADMKIAVLNYQMALLESDAAKRYAVDAEKKFGPQLTKLKSLESSAKGIQDRLVKGGDKMQQGERERLELEFKQKARDFQFQSKELNEAKAVADREMLKQLKPKLDSAVEEVIKKGAFDLVFERGAVIDVKPQYDITRQVIERMNQLK
- the bamA gene encoding outer membrane protein assembly factor BamA, translating into MKRLLLTAVLAVLMIAEVHAESFTISDIRVNGLQRVSAGSVFGALPLNVGEVADDRRLVESTRALFKTGFFQDIQLGRDGNVLVITVVERPSVSSITIDGNKAISTDDLMKGLKQSGLAEGEIFQRATLEGVRNELQRQYVAQGRYSATVDTEVVPEPRNRVALKVNINEGTVAAIQHINVVGNTVFPEADLVDLFELKTTNWLSFFKNDDKYAREKLSGDLERLRSYYLDRGYINMDIASTQVSITPDKKSVYITVNVNEGEKYNVGEVKLSGDLKVPEDQIKSLLLVQPGQVFSRKLMTTTSELITRRLGNEGYTFANVNGVPQPNPENHTVAITFVVDPGKRAYVNRINYRGNTKSADEVLRREMRQMEGGWASTYLIDQSKVRLERLGFFKEVNVETPAVPGTDDQVDVNYAVEEQASGSITASVGFAQSAGLILGGSITQNNFLGTGNKVSLGLTRSEYQSRYNFSYVDPYWTADGVSLGYNAFYRTTDYKELDVDVANYSVDSLGAGITMGYPISDTSRLTYGLTVQQDEISTGQYTVDEIFDFVNREGDKYLNFKASVGWSESTLNKGVLPTRGSSQSLVLESTIPGSDLQFYKLDYRAQLFQPLTDTYTMRLHTELGYGDGYGSTAGLPFYENYYAGGFNSVRGFKDSALGPRSTPSSGKNPGTIADPDQDPLPFGGNVLIQGGVEVLFPMPFVKDQRSLRTSVFWDVGNVFDTNCKGDTKDCDIGFSNLASSVGVGVTWVTALGPLSFSLAMPIKKPDDADTQVFQFSLGQTF